A region of the Candidatus Methylomirabilis oxygeniifera genome:
GTACCTATACTCCCTCAATACAGGCTGAAGACTGAAGGCCGAACCTAAAAACCTTCAGTCTTCAGCCTAAACCGCTGACTGCTGAACACTGTTTTTCAAGGAACACACATGAAAGCCGTAATCATGGCCGGCGGATTCGGAACTCGGCTGCGGCCGTTAACGGCCAACCTTCCAAAGCCGATGATCCCGATGGCTGCCAAGCCGCTCATGGAGCATACTGTCGCGCTGCTCAAAGATCACGGCTTTGACGACCTGATCACCCTCCTCTACTTCCAACCGGATACGATCGAGCGTTACTTCGGCGACGGCGCCGAGTTCGGCGTCAAGATGGTCTATGCCACCGCTACCGAGGATTATGGGACGGCCGGAGCGGTGAAGAACGCTGAAGCCTTTCTCGACGGGACGTTCCTGGTCACCAGCGGCGATATCCTCACCGATTTCGATCTCTCGGAGGCGGTGAAGGTCCACAAGAATCGCGGCGCTCTGGCCACGATCGTGCTGACCAGAGTCGAAAATCCACTCCAGTACGGTGTGGTCATCACCGCTTCCGACGGCCGTATCACGCACTTTCTCGAAAAGCCGACCTGGGGCGAGGTCCTGAGCGATACCGTCAACACCGGCATCTACATCCTTGAACCCGAGGTGCTTGAACTGATCCCGACCGGAGTAGAGTTCGACTTCAGCCGCGATCTATTTCCACGGCTGATGGAGGAGGGCCGCGCCCTGTACGGACATGTGGCAACCGGCTACTGGAAGGATGTGGGCGACCTGATCGAATATCGCCTTGCGCATCGGGACATCCTGGCCGGTCTGGTGAAGGTCGCGCTTCCCGGAAAGCCGGTGGAGGGACTCGACAAACCGATCTGGCTTGGCGAGGGAAGTCGCGTCGATTTCACCGCGTCACTGAAAGACGGCGTCCTAATCGGGAAGCACACACAGGTCGGGGCCAACACCTACATCACGCGCAGCGTCATCGGCGACAACTGCGTCATCGAAGAGGGCGCCGTCATCATCGGTTCGATCCTCTGGAATAATGTATTCATCGGCTCTCGTGCTGTCCTGAAAGAGAACGTGGTCGGCCAGGCAAGTGAGATCAAGGCCAACGCCCGCATCTTCGAGGGCGCGTTAATCAGCGAACAGTGCAAAGTCGGCGAGGGGTCCGTCGTCAAGGCCGATGTGAAGGTGTGGCCCCACAAGGTAATCGAGGACGGCGCCGTTCTGGCCACCAGTCTGATCTGGGGCCAGAAATGGTCTCGGTCTCTGTTCGGGGCCTACGGTGTAACCGGGTTGGCAAATCTCGAGATCTCGCCGGAGTTCGGGGCCAAACTCGGGGCCTGCTTTGGGGCAACCCTCCGGATGGGGTCGATCGTCAGAACCAGTCGCGATAGTCACCAGGCCTCCCATATGGTCAAGCGGGCTGTTATCAGCGGCCTCCTTTCCGCCGGCGTCAGTGTGCGCGATTTCCGCGTCGCCCCTATCCCGGTGGTCCGGTACAAGATGAGCGCGCGCGGCGCCGTAGGCGGCGTGCACGTCCGAAAATCGCCCTTCGACCCCGAGTTGATCGACATCATCTTCTTTGACGAGCGCGGAATGGATATCCCATCCGGCCGAGAGAAAAGTATCGAACGGCTCTTCTTCCGGGAAGATTTCCGCCGCGCCAAGGTCGATGAAATCGGCCGCATCTCCCCTCCTCCGTACGGCATGGAATATTATCAGGACGGAGTGCTGAGCTTTATCGATCGGGATGTGCTGCGCCGTCGCAACTTCAGGATCGTCATCGACTATGCCTACGGCTCGGCGTCGGTCATCCTCCCGCAGATCTTCGGAATGCTGGGGTGCGAGGTGATCGCACTGAACGGCTGCATGGACGAAAGCAAAATCACCAAAAGCGCAGAAGGATTCCGTCGCTCGCAGCAACAGCTCTCGGAGATCGTCAGAAGCCTTGGAGCAGACCTGGGAATCATGCTTGACGCCGGGGGGGAAAAGATCTTCATTGTCGATGACGTCGGTAACCTGCTGAGCGACGACCTGGCTCTGGCGGTCATGGCCCTGCTGGTGATGCGGACCCATTGTCCGGCAGTGATCGCCATTCCGATCACTGCCGGTACGGCGATAGAAGCGTTGGCTCGCGAATCGGGCTTTAGAGTCCTCAGAACAAGAACGGCCCCACGAGCATTGATGGAAGCGGCGACTCAGGAGGACGTTGTTTTCGTGGGCGATGGTCTCGGCGGTTTCATCTTTTCCCAGTTCCAACCGGCCTTTGACGGGATGCTGGCTATTTTGAAGCTTCTGGAAATGCTCGCAGCCCAGGATCTCCGATTGCATCAGATGATCCTGTCTATTCCTCAGCGTTTCAAATACCGCGAGCAGGCGCCATGTTCCTGGGAGCGGAAGGGCGGGACGATGCGGGCGCTCATCGCAGCCACAGCAGATGATCGACCCGATCTGGTGGATGGGGTACGGGTCCATCTTGGCGGCGACTGGGTGATCCTCTATCCGGATCACGACCGACCGTACTTCCATATCATTGCCGAAGCCGACACGCTCGCGCGGGCAGAAGCTCATGTGGCCCGGTATCGAAAAATTCTCGACGATTGCATGAAGGGTAGCCCGGCGGAGGCCGCCCTATGAAACAGATCCGGTTCGGCACCTCGGGCTGGCGCGATGTAATCGCCGATCACTTCACTTTTGCCAATGTTCGTCTTGTGGCGCGGGCCATCGCAGAGCAGTTACTCGCCGAAGGGATCGATCAACCGCAGATCGTCGTGGGGTACGATACACGCTTTCTCTCGGAAGCGTTCGCGGCTGAGGCGGCGGCAGTCTTGGGGGCGCACGGTGTCCGGGTCTGGCTCACCGATCGGGATGCGCCAACGCCGGTTATCGCGTACGAGGTGACCCGCCGCGGCGCAGCCGGCGGTCTGAACATTACGGCCAGCCACAACCCGCCAGAATATAACGGGCTTAAATTTTCCGGCCCCTCCGGCGGCCCGGTCCTTCCAGTAGTTACCGACAGAATTGAAAGGAGGGTCCAGGAGCTACTGGCACAACCCGAGATCCAGTATCCTCCGCTTGAAGAGCTAGCGGCTAAGGGTCTGGTGGTACGGATCGACCCACGGCCGACATACCTGGACCGACTGAGAAAGTTGGTGAATCTACGCACGATCGCTGCAGCGCGTCTGAAGGTGGCGGTCGACCTGCTCTATGGGACCGCCGGGGGCTACTTGGACGAAATATTGCGCGAAGCGGGGTGTGACGTACAGACCCTGCACGGATCCAGAAATCCCGCATTCGGCGGTATGGCGCCGGATCCCTCGGAAATGAACCTGCGGGAGCTTACGACGGTCGTACGGTCTGACGGATGTCATCTTGGGTTAGCCACCGACGGCGATGCCGATCGATATGGGATCATCGACCGGGACGGCCGCTTCATCGAGCCGAACTATATCCTGGCCCTTCTCCTACGGCATCTGATCAACACTCGCGGCTGGCGTATGGGAGTCGCTCGATCGGTCGCCACCAGCCATCTGGTCGATGCGGTCGCTCGACCGCGTGGGGTC
Encoded here:
- a CDS encoding Nucleotidyl transferase, encoding MKAVIMAGGFGTRLRPLTANLPKPMIPMAAKPLMEHTVALLKDHGFDDLITLLYFQPDTIERYFGDGAEFGVKMVYATATEDYGTAGAVKNAEAFLDGTFLVTSGDILTDFDLSEAVKVHKNRGALATIVLTRVENPLQYGVVITASDGRITHFLEKPTWGEVLSDTVNTGIYILEPEVLELIPTGVEFDFSRDLFPRLMEEGRALYGHVATGYWKDVGDLIEYRLAHRDILAGLVKVALPGKPVEGLDKPIWLGEGSRVDFTASLKDGVLIGKHTQVGANTYITRSVIGDNCVIEEGAVIIGSILWNNVFIGSRAVLKENVVGQASEIKANARIFEGALISEQCKVGEGSVVKADVKVWPHKVIEDGAVLATSLIWGQKWSRSLFGAYGVTGLANLEISPEFGAKLGACFGATLRMGSIVRTSRDSHQASHMVKRAVISGLLSAGVSVRDFRVAPIPVVRYKMSARGAVGGVHVRKSPFDPELIDIIFFDERGMDIPSGREKSIERLFFREDFRRAKVDEIGRISPPPYGMEYYQDGVLSFIDRDVLRRRNFRIVIDYAYGSASVILPQIFGMLGCEVIALNGCMDESKITKSAEGFRRSQQQLSEIVRSLGADLGIMLDAGGEKIFIVDDVGNLLSDDLALAVMALLVMRTHCPAVIAIPITAGTAIEALARESGFRVLRTRTAPRALMEAATQEDVVFVGDGLGGFIFSQFQPAFDGMLAILKLLEMLAAQDLRLHQMILSIPQRFKYREQAPCSWERKGGTMRALIAATADDRPDLVDGVRVHLGGDWVILYPDHDRPYFHIIAEADTLARAEAHVARYRKILDDCMKGSPAEAAL
- a CDS encoding Phosphoglucomutase/phosphomannomutase alpha/beta/alpha domain I, translated to MKQIRFGTSGWRDVIADHFTFANVRLVARAIAEQLLAEGIDQPQIVVGYDTRFLSEAFAAEAAAVLGAHGVRVWLTDRDAPTPVIAYEVTRRGAAGGLNITASHNPPEYNGLKFSGPSGGPVLPVVTDRIERRVQELLAQPEIQYPPLEELAAKGLVVRIDPRPTYLDRLRKLVNLRTIAAARLKVAVDLLYGTAGGYLDEILREAGCDVQTLHGSRNPAFGGMAPDPSEMNLRELTTVVRSDGCHLGLATDGDADRYGIIDRDGRFIEPNYILALLLRHLINTRGWRMGVARSVATSHLVDAVARPRGVPIYETKVGFKYLGELIAQGKVALCGEESAGLSMLGHVPEKDGILAALLVTEMIAMAEGSSVQGLLDTLYAEVGSTIYARRLNLHLTSEQQGRLADRLKELPTRVAGLTVVEVNRLDGTKLLLEDGSWFLVRTSGTEPVVRLYLDAHSEAQIEELTAAARALLDV